In one Vidua chalybeata isolate OUT-0048 chromosome 4, bVidCha1 merged haplotype, whole genome shotgun sequence genomic region, the following are encoded:
- the LOC128787091 gene encoding protein O-GlcNAcase-like isoform X1, whose protein sequence is MTSTNRPSGLKNNKITWPCQTPRPVCVGRALRCAAAGQGTHDVAAHLHSTACETETATSQTSVSSSEQGGTRQKARHRQAGFYGRPWSMDQRKLLFQWLQRRGLNCYMYAPKDELKHRLLWREPYTEHEAARMRSLIEAAQEQGVEFIFAISAGQDMVFSSAGDRLLLQQKLRQVAAMGCRSFALLFDDIDPCMCQADRDVFPSLAQAQASVANEVYQELGQPSIFLFCPTEYCSSLCSPSPSQSCYLQTIGQELLPGIGVIWTGPKVVSQELSAELLEEVEAVLRRRPVIWDNLYANDYDCRRVFLGPYMGRAPGLMSRLHGLLLNPNCELQANFVPIHTLGTWFQSELGSCAQPDHAGMEGALGDSQGAQHGSYSPQEALELALREWVAEMNQQALEPGGRTPGHPSVGLKGGPKLQPGTAGGQEVTPDPQPHNSAPGADPEPCGVAPEEGCREVTSEPEKDSGNRTAAGHQQSPTRAGDQLAAGGCEPSSALPSVAGSAQPVGIPVATKTLPSPSPTTSSSDGANTTQNISLPTSDARTGDGSPVQSPSSTQPEAIRADVPQTPPGPGAGASPGAPAPLPDEVGASPGAMAPVTPEEAGPGPMAPLPPKEAITSSPAQVTPEEPRTSPMAPVIPEEAGPGPMTPKDAGTSPTAKMTPEEPRTSPMAPVTPEEAGSDPMTPKEARTSPTSQVTPEEAESGPMTPKKARTSPTAQVTPEKARTSLTAPMTPEEAEPGPVALMTPKEARSNPTAPLTPEEAVSSPTAPLTLEEVRMLVELFYLPYHHGALAQELLEHFRWLRANSLSVGVPATGPDACGGTRWRGRAQSFQLLCARTCRLHSRFVSTAGRALLYDLHPYLWDIRNMLLAASAFVLWLDGHLLCDPDPKGTWGSCFGWCQSITAPMLLGRDAEPWARRGGLFGELQALLPVGNSCDLFYHPPPLFPSSQLYLLRPLLPLDKGELYRMCRESLDCDPKVAEILVAHPDLLGDRLLGSFLSLSPEYTFVLEDEGGPCGYAAGALHAEGFLQQRDSSWLPATRHKYPPDLGTGGPALGQDALEEAVLFFHAEPLAVPQPVLRRFPSLVQLGTAPRVLDVGASRSLALCLLSALRANGSRGVFCQVSDADRQQLSFYSKLGFVALPVAWGSSPGAQLLGRLL, encoded by the exons aacTCATGACGTGGCAGCAcatctgcacagcacagcctgtgaGACGGAGACAGCCACGAGCCAGACGAGCgtcagcagctcagagcagggggGCACAAGGCAAAAAGCCCgacacaggcaggcag GTTTCTATGGGAGACCATGGTCAATGGATCAGAGGAAACTTCTCTTTCAATG gctgcagcgCCGGGGGCTGAACTGCTACATGTACGCGCCCAAGGATGAGCTGAAGCACCGGCTGCTCTGGAGAGAGCCCTACACGGAGCATGAGGCAG cccgcATGCGGTCTCTCATCGAagctgcccaggagcagggggTGGAGTTTATTTTCGCCATTTCTGCTGGCCAGGACATGGTGTTTTCCAGCGCCGGGGATcggctcctgctgcagcaaaaACTCAGGCAG GTGGCTGCCATGGGGTGCCGCTCCTTCGCGCTGCTCTTTGACGACATCGACCCCTGCATGTGCCAAGCTGACAGAGATGtcttcccctccctggcacaggctcAGGCCTCTGTGGCCAACGAGGTGTACCAGGAGCTGGGCCAGCCCTCCATCTTCCTCTTCTGCCCTACAG AATATTGCAGCTcgctctgctctcccagccccagccagtcCTGCTACCTGCAGACCATcggccaggagctgctcccagggatcGGTGTCATCTGGACAG GCCCCAAGGTGGTGTCACAGgagctctcagcagagctgctggaggaggtggaggcTGTCCTGAGGCGCCGCCCCGTCATCTGGGACAACCTCTACGCCAACGACTACGACTGCAGACGTGTCTTCCTGGGCCCCTACATGGGCCGTGCTCCTGGCCTCATGTCCAGGCTCCACGGGCTGCTCCTCAACCCCAACTGTGAGCTCCAGGCCAACTTCGTCCCCATACACACGCTGGGCACCTGGTTTCAGAGCGAGTTggggagctgtgcccagcctgaCCATGCAG GAATGGAGGGAGCCCTGGGGGACAGCCAAGGTGCTCAGCATGGAAGCTACAGCCCCCAGGAAGCCTTGGAGCTGGCGCTGCGTGAGTGGGTGGCCGAGATGAACCAGCAGGCCTTGGAGCCAG GAGGAAGGaccccaggacaccccagtGTGGGCCTCAAGGGAGGACcaaagctgcagcctggcacGGCGGGAGGGCAGGAGGTCACTCCTGACCCTCAGCCCCACAActctgctcctggggcagaTCCCGAGCCCTGTGGAGTGGCACCAgaggaggggtgcagggaggtGACCTCAGAGCCTGAGAAGGACAGTGGGAACAGGACAGCTGCTGGCCATCAGCAGAGCCCTACAAGGGCTGGGGACCAGCTCGCCGCAGGGGGCTGTGAgccctcctctgctctgcccagcgTGGCTGGGAGTGCCCAGCCTGTAGGAATCCCAGTGGCCACCAAGACCCTCCCCAGCCCAAGCCCCACCACGAGCTCCAGTGATGGGGCCAACACCACTCAGAACATTTCCTTGCCCACCAGTGATGCCAGGACAGGGGATGGCAGCCCCGTCCAgtctcccagcagcacccagcctgaggccatcAGGGCTGATGTGCCCCAGACACCCCCAGGACCTGGGGCTGGTGCCAGCCCTGgtgccccagccccactgcctgaTGAGGTTGGTGCTAGCCCTGGTGCCATGGCACCAGTGACCCCAGAGGAGGCTGGGCCTGGCCCCATGGCACCACTGCCCCCCAAGGAAGCCATAaccagctccccagcacaggTGACCCCAGAGGAGCCCAGGACCAGCCCCATGGCACCAGTGATCCCAGAGGAGGCTGGGCCTGGCCCCATGACCCCCAAAGATGCTGGGACCAGCCCTACAGCAAAGATGACCCCAGAGGAGCCCAGGACCAGTCCCATGGCACCAGTGACCCCAGAGGAGGCTGGCTCTGACCCCATGACCCCCAAGGAGGCCAGGACCAGCCCCACATCACAGGTGACCCCAGAGGAGGCTGAGTCCGGCCCCATGACCCCCAAGAAGGCCAGGaccagccccacagcacaggTTACCCCAGAAAAGGCCAGGACCAGCCTCACAGCACCGATGACCCCAGAAGAGGCTGAGCCTGGCCCTGTGGCACTGATGACCCCAAAAGAGGCCAGATCCAACCCCACGGCACCACTGACCCCAGAGGAGGCCGTGTCCAGCCCTACAGCACCACTGACCCTGGAGGAGGTGCGGATGCTGGTGGAGCTCTTCTACCTGCCCTACCACCATGGGGCTCTggcacaggagctcctggagcactTTCGGTGGCTGCGGGCGAACAGCCTCAGCGTGGGGGTCCCGGCCACGGGGCCTGATGCCTGCGGG GGCACGCGGTGGCGAGGCCGGGCTCAgtccttccagctgctctgcgCACGGACGTGCCGCCTGCACAGCCGCTTCGTCAGCACCGCCGGCAGGGCGCTGCTCTACGACCTGCACCCCTACCTCTGGGACATCCGCAACATGCTGCTGGCCGCCAGTGCCTTCGTCCTCTGGCTGG ATGGTCACCTCCTCTGCGACCCTGACCCCAAGGGCACCTGGGGGAGCTGCTTTGGCT ggtGCCAGAGTATCACTGCCCCgatgctgctggggagggatgcCGAGCCCTGGGCGCGCCGTGGGGGCCTCTTTGGAGAGCTGCAG gcactgctgcccGTGGGGAACAGCTGTGACCTCTTCTACCATCCACCCCCACTCTTCCCGTCCAGCCAGCTGTACCTGCTGCGCCCGCTGCTGCCCCTGGACAAG GGAGAGCTTTACCGCATGTGCCGGGAGAGTTTGGACTGTGATCCCAAAGTGGCAGAGATCCTCGTGGCCCACCCGGATCTCCTCGGTGACAG GCTCCTGGGCAGCTTCCTCAGCCTGAGCCCCGAGTACACCTTTGTGCTGGAGGACGAGGGTGGCCCGTGTGGCTACGCAGCCGGAGCGCTCCACGCCGaaggcttcctgcagcagcGAGACAGCAGCTGGCTGCCAGCCACACGGCACAAGTACCCCCCAGACCTGGGCACGGGGggcccagctctgggacag GATGCCCTGGAGGAAGCAGTGCTCTTCTTCCACGCAGAGCcactggcagtgccccagcctgtgctgaggcGCTTCCCCTCCCTGGTGCAGCTGGGCACGGCCCCCCGTGTGCTGGACGTGGGGGCCAGTCGCAGCCTGGCCCTCTGCCTGCTGAGTGCACTCAGGGCCAATG GGTCACGGGGAGTGTTCTGCCAGGTCAGTGACGCCGACCGGCAGCAGCTGAGCTTCTACAGCAAGCTGGGCTTTGTCGCCCTGCCGGTGGCCTGGGGCAGCTCTCCCGGTGCTCAGCTCCTGGGACGACTCCTCTGA
- the LOC128787091 gene encoding protein O-GlcNAcase-like isoform X2 — protein MAERPRFLCGVVEGFYGRPWSMDQRKLLFQWLQRRGLNCYMYAPKDELKHRLLWREPYTEHEAARMRSLIEAAQEQGVEFIFAISAGQDMVFSSAGDRLLLQQKLRQVAAMGCRSFALLFDDIDPCMCQADRDVFPSLAQAQASVANEVYQELGQPSIFLFCPTEYCSSLCSPSPSQSCYLQTIGQELLPGIGVIWTGPKVVSQELSAELLEEVEAVLRRRPVIWDNLYANDYDCRRVFLGPYMGRAPGLMSRLHGLLLNPNCELQANFVPIHTLGTWFQSELGSCAQPDHAGMEGALGDSQGAQHGSYSPQEALELALREWVAEMNQQALEPGGRTPGHPSVGLKGGPKLQPGTAGGQEVTPDPQPHNSAPGADPEPCGVAPEEGCREVTSEPEKDSGNRTAAGHQQSPTRAGDQLAAGGCEPSSALPSVAGSAQPVGIPVATKTLPSPSPTTSSSDGANTTQNISLPTSDARTGDGSPVQSPSSTQPEAIRADVPQTPPGPGAGASPGAPAPLPDEVGASPGAMAPVTPEEAGPGPMAPLPPKEAITSSPAQVTPEEPRTSPMAPVIPEEAGPGPMTPKDAGTSPTAKMTPEEPRTSPMAPVTPEEAGSDPMTPKEARTSPTSQVTPEEAESGPMTPKKARTSPTAQVTPEKARTSLTAPMTPEEAEPGPVALMTPKEARSNPTAPLTPEEAVSSPTAPLTLEEVRMLVELFYLPYHHGALAQELLEHFRWLRANSLSVGVPATGPDACGGTRWRGRAQSFQLLCARTCRLHSRFVSTAGRALLYDLHPYLWDIRNMLLAASAFVLWLDGHLLCDPDPKGTWGSCFGWCQSITAPMLLGRDAEPWARRGGLFGELQALLPVGNSCDLFYHPPPLFPSSQLYLLRPLLPLDKGELYRMCRESLDCDPKVAEILVAHPDLLGDRLLGSFLSLSPEYTFVLEDEGGPCGYAAGALHAEGFLQQRDSSWLPATRHKYPPDLGTGGPALGQDALEEAVLFFHAEPLAVPQPVLRRFPSLVQLGTAPRVLDVGASRSLALCLLSALRANGSRGVFCQVSDADRQQLSFYSKLGFVALPVAWGSSPGAQLLGRLL, from the exons ATGGCGGAGCGGCCGCGCTTCCTCTGCGGCGTGGTGGAAG GTTTCTATGGGAGACCATGGTCAATGGATCAGAGGAAACTTCTCTTTCAATG gctgcagcgCCGGGGGCTGAACTGCTACATGTACGCGCCCAAGGATGAGCTGAAGCACCGGCTGCTCTGGAGAGAGCCCTACACGGAGCATGAGGCAG cccgcATGCGGTCTCTCATCGAagctgcccaggagcagggggTGGAGTTTATTTTCGCCATTTCTGCTGGCCAGGACATGGTGTTTTCCAGCGCCGGGGATcggctcctgctgcagcaaaaACTCAGGCAG GTGGCTGCCATGGGGTGCCGCTCCTTCGCGCTGCTCTTTGACGACATCGACCCCTGCATGTGCCAAGCTGACAGAGATGtcttcccctccctggcacaggctcAGGCCTCTGTGGCCAACGAGGTGTACCAGGAGCTGGGCCAGCCCTCCATCTTCCTCTTCTGCCCTACAG AATATTGCAGCTcgctctgctctcccagccccagccagtcCTGCTACCTGCAGACCATcggccaggagctgctcccagggatcGGTGTCATCTGGACAG GCCCCAAGGTGGTGTCACAGgagctctcagcagagctgctggaggaggtggaggcTGTCCTGAGGCGCCGCCCCGTCATCTGGGACAACCTCTACGCCAACGACTACGACTGCAGACGTGTCTTCCTGGGCCCCTACATGGGCCGTGCTCCTGGCCTCATGTCCAGGCTCCACGGGCTGCTCCTCAACCCCAACTGTGAGCTCCAGGCCAACTTCGTCCCCATACACACGCTGGGCACCTGGTTTCAGAGCGAGTTggggagctgtgcccagcctgaCCATGCAG GAATGGAGGGAGCCCTGGGGGACAGCCAAGGTGCTCAGCATGGAAGCTACAGCCCCCAGGAAGCCTTGGAGCTGGCGCTGCGTGAGTGGGTGGCCGAGATGAACCAGCAGGCCTTGGAGCCAG GAGGAAGGaccccaggacaccccagtGTGGGCCTCAAGGGAGGACcaaagctgcagcctggcacGGCGGGAGGGCAGGAGGTCACTCCTGACCCTCAGCCCCACAActctgctcctggggcagaTCCCGAGCCCTGTGGAGTGGCACCAgaggaggggtgcagggaggtGACCTCAGAGCCTGAGAAGGACAGTGGGAACAGGACAGCTGCTGGCCATCAGCAGAGCCCTACAAGGGCTGGGGACCAGCTCGCCGCAGGGGGCTGTGAgccctcctctgctctgcccagcgTGGCTGGGAGTGCCCAGCCTGTAGGAATCCCAGTGGCCACCAAGACCCTCCCCAGCCCAAGCCCCACCACGAGCTCCAGTGATGGGGCCAACACCACTCAGAACATTTCCTTGCCCACCAGTGATGCCAGGACAGGGGATGGCAGCCCCGTCCAgtctcccagcagcacccagcctgaggccatcAGGGCTGATGTGCCCCAGACACCCCCAGGACCTGGGGCTGGTGCCAGCCCTGgtgccccagccccactgcctgaTGAGGTTGGTGCTAGCCCTGGTGCCATGGCACCAGTGACCCCAGAGGAGGCTGGGCCTGGCCCCATGGCACCACTGCCCCCCAAGGAAGCCATAaccagctccccagcacaggTGACCCCAGAGGAGCCCAGGACCAGCCCCATGGCACCAGTGATCCCAGAGGAGGCTGGGCCTGGCCCCATGACCCCCAAAGATGCTGGGACCAGCCCTACAGCAAAGATGACCCCAGAGGAGCCCAGGACCAGTCCCATGGCACCAGTGACCCCAGAGGAGGCTGGCTCTGACCCCATGACCCCCAAGGAGGCCAGGACCAGCCCCACATCACAGGTGACCCCAGAGGAGGCTGAGTCCGGCCCCATGACCCCCAAGAAGGCCAGGaccagccccacagcacaggTTACCCCAGAAAAGGCCAGGACCAGCCTCACAGCACCGATGACCCCAGAAGAGGCTGAGCCTGGCCCTGTGGCACTGATGACCCCAAAAGAGGCCAGATCCAACCCCACGGCACCACTGACCCCAGAGGAGGCCGTGTCCAGCCCTACAGCACCACTGACCCTGGAGGAGGTGCGGATGCTGGTGGAGCTCTTCTACCTGCCCTACCACCATGGGGCTCTggcacaggagctcctggagcactTTCGGTGGCTGCGGGCGAACAGCCTCAGCGTGGGGGTCCCGGCCACGGGGCCTGATGCCTGCGGG GGCACGCGGTGGCGAGGCCGGGCTCAgtccttccagctgctctgcgCACGGACGTGCCGCCTGCACAGCCGCTTCGTCAGCACCGCCGGCAGGGCGCTGCTCTACGACCTGCACCCCTACCTCTGGGACATCCGCAACATGCTGCTGGCCGCCAGTGCCTTCGTCCTCTGGCTGG ATGGTCACCTCCTCTGCGACCCTGACCCCAAGGGCACCTGGGGGAGCTGCTTTGGCT ggtGCCAGAGTATCACTGCCCCgatgctgctggggagggatgcCGAGCCCTGGGCGCGCCGTGGGGGCCTCTTTGGAGAGCTGCAG gcactgctgcccGTGGGGAACAGCTGTGACCTCTTCTACCATCCACCCCCACTCTTCCCGTCCAGCCAGCTGTACCTGCTGCGCCCGCTGCTGCCCCTGGACAAG GGAGAGCTTTACCGCATGTGCCGGGAGAGTTTGGACTGTGATCCCAAAGTGGCAGAGATCCTCGTGGCCCACCCGGATCTCCTCGGTGACAG GCTCCTGGGCAGCTTCCTCAGCCTGAGCCCCGAGTACACCTTTGTGCTGGAGGACGAGGGTGGCCCGTGTGGCTACGCAGCCGGAGCGCTCCACGCCGaaggcttcctgcagcagcGAGACAGCAGCTGGCTGCCAGCCACACGGCACAAGTACCCCCCAGACCTGGGCACGGGGggcccagctctgggacag GATGCCCTGGAGGAAGCAGTGCTCTTCTTCCACGCAGAGCcactggcagtgccccagcctgtgctgaggcGCTTCCCCTCCCTGGTGCAGCTGGGCACGGCCCCCCGTGTGCTGGACGTGGGGGCCAGTCGCAGCCTGGCCCTCTGCCTGCTGAGTGCACTCAGGGCCAATG GGTCACGGGGAGTGTTCTGCCAGGTCAGTGACGCCGACCGGCAGCAGCTGAGCTTCTACAGCAAGCTGGGCTTTGTCGCCCTGCCGGTGGCCTGGGGCAGCTCTCCCGGTGCTCAGCTCCTGGGACGACTCCTCTGA
- the LOC128787091 gene encoding protein O-GlcNAcase-like isoform X5: protein MTSTNRPSGLKNNKITWPCQTPRPVCVGRALRCAAAGQGTHDVAAHLHSTACETETATSQTSVSSSEQGGTRQKARHRQAGFYGRPWSMDQRKLLFQWLQRRGLNCYMYAPKDELKHRLLWREPYTEHEAARMRSLIEAAQEQGVEFIFAISAGQDMVFSSAGDRLLLQQKLRQVAAMGCRSFALLFDDIDPCMCQADRDVFPSLAQAQASVANEVYQELGQPSIFLFCPTEYCSSLCSPSPSQSCYLQTIGQELLPGIGVIWTGPKVVSQELSAELLEEVEAVLRRRPVIWDNLYANDYDCRRVFLGPYMGRAPGLMSRLHGLLLNPNCELQANFVPIHTLGTWFQSELGSCAQPDHAGMEGALGDSQGAQHGSYSPQEALELALREWVAEMNQQALEPGGRTPGHPSVGLKGGPKLQPGTAGGQEVTPDPQPHNSAPGADPEPCGVAPEEGCREVTSEPEKDSGNRTAAGHQQSPTRAGDQLAAGGCEPSSALPSVAGSAQPVGIPVATKTLPSPSPTTSSSDGANTTQNISLPTSDARTGDGSPVQSPSSTQPEAIRADVPQTPPGPGAGASPGAPAPLPDEVGASPGAMAPVTPEEAGPGPMAPLPPKEAITSSPAQVTPEEPRTSPMAPVIPEEAGPGPMTPKDAGTSPTAKMTPEEPRTSPMAPVTPEEAGSDPMTPKEARTSPTSQVTPEEAESGPMTPKKARTSPTAQVTPEKARTSLTAPMTPEEAEPGPVALMTPKEARSNPTAPLTPEEAVSSPTAPLTLEEVRMLVELFYLPYHHGALAQELLEHFRWLRANSLSVGVPATGPDACGGTRWRGRAQSFQLLCARTCRLHSRFVSTAGRALLYDLHPYLWDIRNMLLAASAFVLWLGGEGVWDPPQRCGVPVCSGWSPPLRP, encoded by the exons aacTCATGACGTGGCAGCAcatctgcacagcacagcctgtgaGACGGAGACAGCCACGAGCCAGACGAGCgtcagcagctcagagcagggggGCACAAGGCAAAAAGCCCgacacaggcaggcag GTTTCTATGGGAGACCATGGTCAATGGATCAGAGGAAACTTCTCTTTCAATG gctgcagcgCCGGGGGCTGAACTGCTACATGTACGCGCCCAAGGATGAGCTGAAGCACCGGCTGCTCTGGAGAGAGCCCTACACGGAGCATGAGGCAG cccgcATGCGGTCTCTCATCGAagctgcccaggagcagggggTGGAGTTTATTTTCGCCATTTCTGCTGGCCAGGACATGGTGTTTTCCAGCGCCGGGGATcggctcctgctgcagcaaaaACTCAGGCAG GTGGCTGCCATGGGGTGCCGCTCCTTCGCGCTGCTCTTTGACGACATCGACCCCTGCATGTGCCAAGCTGACAGAGATGtcttcccctccctggcacaggctcAGGCCTCTGTGGCCAACGAGGTGTACCAGGAGCTGGGCCAGCCCTCCATCTTCCTCTTCTGCCCTACAG AATATTGCAGCTcgctctgctctcccagccccagccagtcCTGCTACCTGCAGACCATcggccaggagctgctcccagggatcGGTGTCATCTGGACAG GCCCCAAGGTGGTGTCACAGgagctctcagcagagctgctggaggaggtggaggcTGTCCTGAGGCGCCGCCCCGTCATCTGGGACAACCTCTACGCCAACGACTACGACTGCAGACGTGTCTTCCTGGGCCCCTACATGGGCCGTGCTCCTGGCCTCATGTCCAGGCTCCACGGGCTGCTCCTCAACCCCAACTGTGAGCTCCAGGCCAACTTCGTCCCCATACACACGCTGGGCACCTGGTTTCAGAGCGAGTTggggagctgtgcccagcctgaCCATGCAG GAATGGAGGGAGCCCTGGGGGACAGCCAAGGTGCTCAGCATGGAAGCTACAGCCCCCAGGAAGCCTTGGAGCTGGCGCTGCGTGAGTGGGTGGCCGAGATGAACCAGCAGGCCTTGGAGCCAG GAGGAAGGaccccaggacaccccagtGTGGGCCTCAAGGGAGGACcaaagctgcagcctggcacGGCGGGAGGGCAGGAGGTCACTCCTGACCCTCAGCCCCACAActctgctcctggggcagaTCCCGAGCCCTGTGGAGTGGCACCAgaggaggggtgcagggaggtGACCTCAGAGCCTGAGAAGGACAGTGGGAACAGGACAGCTGCTGGCCATCAGCAGAGCCCTACAAGGGCTGGGGACCAGCTCGCCGCAGGGGGCTGTGAgccctcctctgctctgcccagcgTGGCTGGGAGTGCCCAGCCTGTAGGAATCCCAGTGGCCACCAAGACCCTCCCCAGCCCAAGCCCCACCACGAGCTCCAGTGATGGGGCCAACACCACTCAGAACATTTCCTTGCCCACCAGTGATGCCAGGACAGGGGATGGCAGCCCCGTCCAgtctcccagcagcacccagcctgaggccatcAGGGCTGATGTGCCCCAGACACCCCCAGGACCTGGGGCTGGTGCCAGCCCTGgtgccccagccccactgcctgaTGAGGTTGGTGCTAGCCCTGGTGCCATGGCACCAGTGACCCCAGAGGAGGCTGGGCCTGGCCCCATGGCACCACTGCCCCCCAAGGAAGCCATAaccagctccccagcacaggTGACCCCAGAGGAGCCCAGGACCAGCCCCATGGCACCAGTGATCCCAGAGGAGGCTGGGCCTGGCCCCATGACCCCCAAAGATGCTGGGACCAGCCCTACAGCAAAGATGACCCCAGAGGAGCCCAGGACCAGTCCCATGGCACCAGTGACCCCAGAGGAGGCTGGCTCTGACCCCATGACCCCCAAGGAGGCCAGGACCAGCCCCACATCACAGGTGACCCCAGAGGAGGCTGAGTCCGGCCCCATGACCCCCAAGAAGGCCAGGaccagccccacagcacaggTTACCCCAGAAAAGGCCAGGACCAGCCTCACAGCACCGATGACCCCAGAAGAGGCTGAGCCTGGCCCTGTGGCACTGATGACCCCAAAAGAGGCCAGATCCAACCCCACGGCACCACTGACCCCAGAGGAGGCCGTGTCCAGCCCTACAGCACCACTGACCCTGGAGGAGGTGCGGATGCTGGTGGAGCTCTTCTACCTGCCCTACCACCATGGGGCTCTggcacaggagctcctggagcactTTCGGTGGCTGCGGGCGAACAGCCTCAGCGTGGGGGTCCCGGCCACGGGGCCTGATGCCTGCGGG GGCACGCGGTGGCGAGGCCGGGCTCAgtccttccagctgctctgcgCACGGACGTGCCGCCTGCACAGCCGCTTCGTCAGCACCGCCGGCAGGGCGCTGCTCTACGACCTGCACCCCTACCTCTGGGACATCCGCAACATGCTGCTGGCCGCCAGTGCCTTCGTCCTCTGGCTGG GAGGTGAAGGTGTCTGGGACCCACCCCAGAGATGTGGGGTTCCGGTGTGCAGCGG ATGGTCACCTCCTCTGCGACCCTGA